The following coding sequences are from one Merismopedia glauca CCAP 1448/3 window:
- a CDS encoding RNA-directed DNA polymerase has protein sequence MSFGQTNGIPQGSVLMDFIAEMVLGYADLELSKILTKSNVKDYKILRYRDDYRIFTNDPCQGEVILKYLTQVLIELGLRLNPNKTLSSNNVIQHSIKPDKLYWILNGKKSMNLQDHLLIIHDLSCKFPNSGSLTKALTSFYEKIKDRKKIKHNVQALISIIVEIALKNPRIYPISSAILSKLLSLIESTEKQTQIVNSIINKFDKIPNVGYMEIWLQRAIIKMNIKSNFTEKLCSKVNDSTISIWNSEWLSNSLLEIVEKEDIVNSQTIEDMDPVIDIGEVDLFDSKTNY, from the coding sequence ATGTCCTTTGGACAGACAAATGGTATTCCTCAAGGTAGCGTGTTAATGGATTTCATAGCAGAAATGGTTTTAGGCTATGCCGATCTTGAATTATCCAAAATATTAACTAAATCAAACGTAAAGGACTACAAAATCCTAAGATATCGTGATGATTATAGAATTTTTACTAACGACCCCTGCCAAGGGGAAGTTATTTTGAAATACTTAACTCAAGTTCTCATAGAACTTGGTCTTCGCTTGAATCCAAACAAGACCTTATCTTCAAATAATGTAATACAGCATTCGATAAAACCGGATAAGTTGTACTGGATTTTAAATGGCAAGAAGTCTATGAATTTACAGGATCATCTACTTATTATCCATGATTTATCATGTAAATTCCCTAACTCTGGAAGCTTAACAAAAGCTCTAACATCCTTCTACGAAAAAATCAAAGACAGAAAAAAAATCAAACACAACGTGCAAGCTTTAATTAGTATTATAGTCGAAATCGCATTAAAAAATCCTAGGATATATCCGATTTCATCAGCTATTTTAAGTAAACTTTTGTCCTTAATAGAATCTACTGAAAAACAAACGCAAATAGTTAATTCCATAATTAACAAATTTGATAAAATACCTAATGTGGGCTACATGGAAATATGGTTGCAAAGAGCCATCATTAAAATGAATATCAAGTCTAATTTTACAGAAAAACTCTGTAGTAAAGTGAATGATTCAACAATCAGTATATGGAATTCAGAATGGCTTAGTAATAGTTTGCTTGAGATAGTGGAAAAAGAAGATATCGTAAATAGTCAAACAATCGAAGATATGGATCCGGTAATTGATATTGGAGAAGTAGACCTATTTGACTCAAAAACCAACTATTGA
- a CDS encoding PIN domain-containing protein, with the protein MNRVILLDTGPLGLVTNPKLSTESVACAQWLQAYITAGDRVLIPEIADYEVRRELLRANKIKGIARLDALARLIEYLPITTLVMRQAAELWAQARRQGRPTASDKTIDGDMILVAQAMSLAIPDVVIATTNVGHISRFIAAELWQDINPG; encoded by the coding sequence GTGAACCGAGTCATCTTATTAGATACCGGACCGCTTGGTTTAGTCACAAATCCCAAACTTTCTACTGAGAGTGTTGCTTGCGCTCAGTGGCTCCAAGCTTATATTACAGCAGGCGATCGCGTTCTCATTCCAGAGATTGCAGATTACGAGGTTCGGCGCGAGCTACTGCGGGCAAATAAAATTAAGGGTATTGCTCGTTTGGATGCTTTAGCGAGGCTTATAGAGTATCTGCCTATTACAACTTTGGTAATGCGTCAAGCAGCCGAACTTTGGGCACAAGCTCGACGACAAGGACGACCAACCGCAAGTGACAAAACGATTGATGGCGATATGATTCTGGTGGCTCAGGCAATGAGTTTAGCAATTCCAGATGTTGTTATTGCCACAACAAATGTCGGTCATATATCGAGGTTTATCGCTGCTGAATTATGGCAAGATATTAACCCTGGTTAG